The Argentina anserina chromosome 3, drPotAnse1.1, whole genome shotgun sequence genome includes a region encoding these proteins:
- the LOC126788251 gene encoding chloroplastic lipocalin yields MVHALLQTGTLLPHCAPHVSSFRGKPRKIVINCSLQKSTSDEPVTKHVLSGFAASLVLLSQINQAVASEIYFQRNTYELANAAEKTVAFPLDKGSDDGAEKLMMMRGMTANNFDPIRYSGRWYEVASLKRGFAGQGQEDCHCTQGVYTFDMEKRAIQVDTFCVHGSPDGYITGIRGNVQCLSDKDLVKNETDLEMQEMIKEKCFLRFPTLPFIPKLPYDVIATDYDNFALVSGAKDTGFIQIYSRTPTPGPEFIEKYKSYLANFGYDPTKIKDTPQDCEVMSDSRLSAMMSMTGMQKTLTNEFPDLGLKRSVQFDPFTSVFDTLKKLVQLYFK; encoded by the exons ATGGTTCATGCTCTTTTGCAAACAGGAACACTTCTTCCCCATTGTGCTCCTCATGTCTCTTCCTTCAG GGGAAAGCCTAGGAAAATAGTGATTAACTGCTCTCTACAGAAATCTACGAGCGATGAGCCAGTGACCAAACATGTATTATCTGGTTTTGCTGCATCTTTAGTGCTTCTCTCACAAATAAACCAG GCTGTTGCATCAGAAATTTACTTCCAAAGAAATACTTATGAGCTTGCAAATGCTGCTGAGAAGACGGTAGCTTTTCCACTGGATAAGGGCTCTGATGATGGAGCTGAGAAGCTAATGATGATGAGAGGCATGACAGCGAACAATTTTGATCCCATTAGATACTCTGGAAGGTGGTATGAAGTTGCTTCACTTAAACGTGGATTTGCTGGGCAAGGTCAGGAAGACTGTCACTGCACCCAG GGTGTATATACCTTTGATATGGAGAAGAGGGCCATCCAAGTTGATACCTTCTGTGTTCATGGGTCTCCTGATGGGTATATAACTGGCATAAGGGGAAATGTTCAATGCCTTTCAGACAAAGATTTGGTAAAGAATGAGACAGATCTAGAAATGCAGGAGATGATCAAAGAGAAGTGTTTCCTCCGATTTCCAACATTGCCATTTATCCCTAAGTTGCCGTATGATGTGATTGCAACTGACTATGACAATTTTGCTCTTGTTTCAGGCGCAAAAGATACAGGTTTTATACAG ATATACTCCAGAACACCAACTCCTGGTCCCGAGTTCATAGAGAAGTACAAGTCATACTTGGCCAACTTCGGATATGATCCAACCAAAATCAAGGACACCCCGCAGGATTGTGAAGTGATGTCGGACAGTCGGCTATCTGCAATGATGTCAATGACCGGAATGCAAAAAACTTTAACAAATGAGTTTCCTGATCTAGGACTGAAGCGCTCTGTTCAATTCGACCCCTTCACTAGTGTATTTGACACACTGAAGAAGCTTGTTCAGCTTTACTTCAAGTAG
- the LOC126787979 gene encoding protein MOS2-like, with protein MKLSFSLPSKSKSSSKPPNPINPSAANQNGDVSKQFVKEFDASQPLSAASQAPVIAPIENEWRPHKKMKNLELPITEPGGQHLRFEPESLAIEPDSNISYGLNVRKSSEIDYSGGGERLRSGAVEETLLQKFKSDLERLADHKGMEEYEGMPVEGFGAALLSGYGWCPGRGIGRNAKEDVKVVEYTKSTDRHGLGFHKNSKEKEKKKKEEVGRERRREEEVAKEVRIVKGRDNVGSRGRVVERLGNGRLVAVKLATRAKEEEGVVVRVNVEDVVEVGSKEEERWRRLRGEDRKPRREEETWLARHIRVRVISKDLRGGKLYLKKGEVVDVVGLGTCDISMDGSREFVQGVSEDFLETALPRRGGPVLVLSGKHKGVFGSLVEKDSDRQTGVVKDADTHVLLNVKLEQIAEFTGDPSYLGY; from the coding sequence ATGAAGCTCTCCTTCTCTCTGccttccaaatccaaatcctcaTCGAAGCCGCCAAACCCTATCAACCCCTCCGCCGCCAACCAAAACGGCGATGTATCCAAGCAATTCGTCAAAGAATTCGACGCCTCCCAGCCCCTCTCCGCCGCCTCCCAGGCCCCCGTTATCGCCCCGATTGAAAACGAATGGCGCCCCcacaagaagatgaagaacctCGAGCTTCCGATCACCGAGCCCGGCGGCCAGCACCTCCGCTTCGAGCCCGAGTCCCTCGCCATCGAGCCCGACTCCAACATCTCCTACGGCCTCAACGTCCGCAAGTCGTCGGAAATCGATTACTCCGGCGGCGGAGAGAGGCTGAGATCCGGCGCCGTGGAGGAGACGCTGCTGCAGAAATTCAAGAGCGATTTGGAGCGGTTGGCCGATCATAAAGGGATGGAAGAGTACGAGGGGATGCCGGTGGAGGGATTCGGCGCGGCGCTGCTCTCCGGCTACGGGTGGTGCCCCGGGAGAGGGATAGGGAGGAATGCTAAGGAGGATGTGAAGGTTGTGGAGTATACTAAGAGCACTGACCGGCACGGCTTAGGGTTTCATAAGAATtcgaaagagaaagagaagaagaagaaggaggaggttgggagagagaggaggCGGGAGGAGGAGGTTGCTAAGGAGGTGAGGATTGTGAAGGGGAGGGACAATGTCGGCTCGAGGGGGAGAGTGGTGGAGAGATTGGGGAATGGGAGACTGGTGGCGGTGAAGCTTGCGACGAGGGCAAAAGAGGAGGAGGGAGTGGTTGTTAGAGTGAATGTGGAGGATGTTGTGGAGGTCGGTtcgaaggaggaggagaggtgGAGGAGGTTGAGGGGGGAGGATAGGAAGCCGAGGAGGGAAGAGGAGACGTGGCTTGCGAGGCACATTCGGGTTAGGGTGATAAGTAAGGACTTGAGAGGTGGGAAATTGTATTTGAAGAAGGGGGAGGTTGTGGATGTGGTTGGACTGGGGACTTGTGATATATCTATGGATGGGAGTAGGGAGTTTGTTCAAGGAGTGTCGGAGGATTTTCTTGAGACTGCGCTGCCGAGGCGTGGGGGACCGGTGCTGGTTTTGTCAGGGAAGCATAAGGGGGTTTTTGGTAGTCTTGTTGAGAAGGATTCTGATAGGCAAACTGGTGTTGTAAAGGATGCTGATACACATGTGTTGCTCAATGTGAAGCTTGAGCAGATTGCGGAGTTTACTGGAGATCCTAGCTACCTTGGATATTGA